The Shinella zoogloeoides genome contains the following window.
GCCGATCTTGCGGATGGTGATGTTCATGGCCTTGCTCCGTTATAACCAAGTTATAACATGGCTGCCGGCCGCTCGCAATCTCACCCCGTAAACGGAAACTCCGCCGCCGCGTCGTCCTCCCTCGCGGCGCGGGCCTTCGAGCGCATTTGCCAGATCGAATGGGCGAGGAGCGCGAGGATGAGGATCGAGCCGCCGATGAGGGTCTGGGTGGTTGGCGTCTCGGAGAAGACGATCCAGACCCAGATGGGGGCGAGAACCGTTTCCAGAAGGTAGAACATGCCGACTTCCGGGGCGGAGAGGAAGCGCGGGCCCGTCGCCAGACAGAAGAAGGCGAGGGGGATCATGATGAGGCCGTTGAATAGGATGAAGCCGGGATGGGCGATCTGGAAGCCTGCTTCGGGCAGCAGGAGCAGCGCGGCTATACCGGGGAAAATGGCGGTGACGAGGGGCACGAAGCCCATGTCCAGGCGGGTGTGACGGCTGAGCGTGATGGCCGAGGCGAGCAGGAAGGCGGAGCAGGCCGCCATGGCGTCGCCGAAGAAATTGCCGCTTTCCAGACCGTCATGCACGATCAGCGCCACGCCCGCGACCATCGCTCCCATGGTCAGAAGCGTCGCGTTCGAGGGGCGCTCGCCAAGGAAGATCCAGGAAAGGATCGCCGCGAACATCGATGTAAAGGCGAGGATGAACACGACATTCGCCGTGGAGGTGTTGAACACCGCCAGCATGAAGGTCAGCGAGTTGATGCCGTAGAGAATGCCGATCAGGAGGCCGATGGGGCCGGGGATCAGCGCCATGCGCTTGCCGAGCGCGAAGCGGACGACGGACCAGGCCAGCAGGGCGACCACGAAGGTCGCGATGCTGCGCGTCGCCAGCACCGACCAGACCTCGCCATCGGACAGGCGGATCAGCGGAATATCGAAGGAGAGGGACAGGCCGCCGATGGCGGTGATGAGAAGACCCTTGCGGTGAAGGGCGGGATCGCTTGCTGGGGGCACGTCGGAACCGATTCTGGCTTATTTCGCGGGATTTTCGCCATCATAGCGCTCCCAGCCGCGCGGCATCAGGTGCTCCTGCGGCAAAAACTTCGTTTTGTAGTCCATTTTTCGCGATCCCTTGACCCAGTAGCCGAGATAGACGTGCGGCAGGCCGAGCTGCCGAGCGCGGCGGATGTGGTCGAGAATCATGAACGTGCCGAGCGAGCGGTGGGAAAGGTTCGGGTTGTAGAAGGAATAGACCATGGAAAGCCCGTCGCCCATGCGGTCGGTGAGCGCGACGGCGACCAGTTCGCCCTGCGGGCGCTCCCTGAGGCCCGCGCCTTCCTCGCGCACACGATATTCGATGACCTTGGTGTTCACGTGGGTGTCTTCCACCATCATCGCATAGTCGAGCACCGACATGTCCGACATGCCGCCCTTCTGGTGGCGGGCGTCGAGATAATGGCGGAACAGCGAATATTGCTCGCTGGAAGGCTCGGCCGGATATTCTCGGGAAACAAGGTCGGCATTGTCCGCCAGTACCCGGCGCATGGTGCGGCGCGGCTTGAACTCGTTGACCAGGATGCGCACGGAAATGCAGGCGCGGCAGGTCTCGCAGGCCGGGCGATAGGCGATGTTCTGCGAACGGCGGAAGCCGCCCTGCGTGAGGAGGTCGTTGAGTTCCGGCGCGCGCTCGCCCACCAGATGCGTAAACACCTTCCTCTCCATCTCCTGCGGCAGGTAGGGGCAAGCCGCCGGCGCGGTGAGATAGAACTGCGGAGAGGATGTTGCCTGCGTATTCATCAGCCGTGAAGCGACTCCGTCGCCGTGTGACATTTCCAAGCCGGTAGGATTGGCCTAGTTCGGGAAAAGGTCAACTGGCGCGCCGCAGGTTTCGGCGCGCTCAGTAGCGGTCGCGCCGAACCATCACGGTGCCGAGCAGCAGGTCGTGCAGCAGGCGGCCGCGGTCGGTGAAGAGGCCGACGAGCACGATGAAGGGCGTCAGCAGCGCATTGCCGATCCAGAACAGCACGAGATGCACGACCGCCGTCAGGAAATCGACCGGCCGGCCGTCCACGCGGGCAAGCGCAAGGCCCATCACGTTCATGCCGGCGCTCGCCTGGCTCGGCCCGCCCATCGTCAGGCCGAAATAGAGCATGGCGACGATGGCGAAGAGCGCCGGATAGAGGAAGAAGCCGAGGCCGAAGGTCAGGATGCCGAGGAAGAAGACCACGACGGCGGCCGGAATCCAGAGCAGGGCGATGATCGCATAGTCGATCAGGAACGCGAAAATCCGCCGCGACAGCACGCCGCGATAGGCCTGCCAGTCCGTCGTCGGAACCCGCGTTTCGTTGAAATCAGCGCTCATCTGCCGGTCTCCTGAATGGAACATGGCTTTCATATGGGAATGTCTTTGGGGGAAAACAACATGTCTGGCCAACAGGCGGTCTCTGGGCGTGACGATGATAGAACGGGCGAGGGGAGGCCTCCAACCGGCTGCCCCGTACATTCGAAACGGAGATAATCATGAAACTGTCGGAAAATACCCCGTGGCTGCTCGTCGGCGGCGACTTGCGCAAGGATGCACCCTACTTCGTGCCTCTCGGCTTTCTGGTGGCCGTTCTTCAGGTCGTCGGCTACGGCTATTTCAACAAGGCAAACTGGGGCGAAACCCTGCTGCTGGAGCATCTTGCTTTTCATTCTACGGCATTCTCGATTCTATTCCTGTGGGGTGGAAGGCTCCTCCTGATTTGGCAGGGTAAGCGGCGTGGGATGGCATATCTGGATGCCATGATTACCAACGTGGCGAATAGAGCCGTCGGCTTCGCTTCGGTGGCGGCTTGCGTCATTTTCGGGTTTGCGATCGTGCCCGGGATATCCGGCGCCTTCTGGCATGCCGGCATGTTCATGCTTTGCAGCTTCTACTTCGTCTGCCTCGCCGAGGTTGCAGCGAATCCGTTACTCGGAAAGGGCGACTCGAAAGCCCATCCCATTGCGCTGGGAGTGATCATCGGCATGCCGTTTGCGCTGTCGCGGATCGCGTTCTAACCTCGAAGGGCACTCAGCCCTTCTTGGCCAGATACCGCGCCACATCCATGGCGAAATAGCTGAGGATGCCGTCGCAGCCGGCGCGCTTGAAGGCGAGGAGGGTTTCCAGCATCACGCGCTCGCCGTCGATCCAGCCGTTCATCGCGGCGGCCTTGACCTGGCTATACTCGCCCGAGACCTGATAGGCGAAGACCGGCAGGCCGAAGGCCTCCTTCATGCGCCAACAGATGTCGAGATAGGGAAGGCCGGGCTTGACCATCAGCATGTCCGCGCCTTCCTCGACGTCGAGCGCGGCGTCGCGCATCGCCTCGGTGCCGTTGGCCGGGTCGATATAATAGGTCTTCTTGTCGCCCTTCAGCAGGCCGCCGGTGCCGATGGCGTCGCGATAGGGGCCGTAGAAGGCGGAGGCGAATTTCGTGGCGTAGGACATGATGCCGACATTCTGGTGCCCGCTCGCGTCGAGCGCACGGCGGATCGCGCCGATGCGTCCGTCCATCATCTCGGAAGGCGCGATGATGTCGGAGCCGGCATCGGCCTGGATGACGGCGGCGCGCGCCACCAGCTCGACCGTCTCGTCATTGGCGATGACCTCGCCGCGCAGCACGCCGTCATGGCCGTGGCTGGTGAAGGGATCGAGCGCCACGTCGGTGATGACGCCGATATTCGGCACGGCCTTCTTGATGGCGCGCGTCGCCGCGTTGATGAGGTTGTCGCTTTCCAGACTGTTCGAGCCGGTCTCGTCGCGCAGATGCATCTCGACATTGGGGAAGGTGGCGATGGCGGGGATGCCGAGATCAGCCGCTTCCTTCGCCGCCTCGACGAGCCTGTCCACGCTCATGCGGTTGACGCCGGGCATGGCGGCGACCGGATCGACGACATTCGTGCCGGGCACGACGAAGACCGGCCAGATGAGATCGTCGACCGTCAGGCGGCTTTCCTGCACCAGCCGCCGCGTCCAGTCGGCCTTGCGGTTGCGCCGCATGCGTCGGCCGCCGGTGATCTCGTCAACGATATTCATGATGCCGTTTCCTTGCGTGGATGCGTTTTCCGCCTCCATATCACGCCGGCCCGGTCAATCAAATCGGGTGGCGTCGGCCGCGCTGCGGCATATGGCCGTGCATGACATGCGGTTGCGGGCTTTATGCCGGCCGGCCTTGCCCTTACTGTCCGCGGATGGTTGCTGATTCTGCCAAAGGCCCAAGGCCAAGCCTGACCGAAACGCTGTTCATGCTGTTCCTGCGGCTGGTGGCGGTCGCCGCGCTTTGGTTCGCCGTGCAATACTGGGCGATGCTGACCGGCCTCTCCGTCGAGGGCAAGGGGCGCTTCGACCTGCTGCCGCCGGCCTGGAAGGCGGCCGCCACGGCGCTTGCCGTGCTCTTTCCCGTCGCGGCGGTGGGCTTGTGGCTTCTGGTCTCCTGGGGGCGGGTGATCTGGCTTATCGCGGCGGCGACCGAGATCGCCATGCACGAGCTCTATCCGTCCATTTTCGGCATCAACCGGCTGCTGGTTCTGATGCACCTTGCCGTCGCCGCGCTCTTCGTTCTTTTCCGCCTTGCGCTGTTCGTCCAGCGCCGTCGACAGGCGCGGGCGGTAAGAACTGATTCACCGTGAGACAGGGTCGCCTTCCGGTAAGGCGCTGTTAAGGCTGCGGTTTAAGTAGAATTTTAGATGCATTCGTTAGGTTCTCACTCAAGGCGGGAAAACAAACCACACCGCCAAACAAAACAGTGAGGCAGTAACAATGAACACCAAGATCAAGCAGCAGCAGGTCCCCGCCGTCGATCCGCAGGAAGACGCGATCCGTAACCTCTACCTCGAATCCCTTCACCTCGTCGAACGCCTGCACCGCCGCCTGCTCGACGTCATCAAGGACGAATTCGACCGCGCCGGCCGCTCCGACGTCAACGCCGTCCAGGCGCTTCTCCTCTTCAATATCGGCAACTCGGAACTGACCGCCGGTGAGCTTCGTTCGCGCGGCTACTATCTCGGCTCGAACGTCTCCTACAACGTCAAGAAGCTGGTCGATCTCGGCTTCATCAACCATCAGCGTTCGCGCATCGACCGCCGCTCCGTCCGCATCAGCCTGACGGAAACCGGCCAGGAGATCGCCGAGACCGTCGCCAAGCTCTATGAGCGCCATATCGGCTCGATCCAGAAGGTCGGCGGCATCGGCGAAGGCGAATTCAACCAGATGAACAAGCTCCTGCAGCGCCTCGACCGCTTCTGGAACGACTCGATCCTCTACCGCCTG
Protein-coding sequences here:
- a CDS encoding RDD family protein, with product MSADFNETRVPTTDWQAYRGVLSRRIFAFLIDYAIIALLWIPAAVVVFFLGILTFGLGFFLYPALFAIVAMLYFGLTMGGPSQASAGMNVMGLALARVDGRPVDFLTAVVHLVLFWIGNALLTPFIVLVGLFTDRGRLLHDLLLGTVMVRRDRY
- the ldtR gene encoding transcriptional regulator LdtR, producing MNTKIKQQQVPAVDPQEDAIRNLYLESLHLVERLHRRLLDVIKDEFDRAGRSDVNAVQALLLFNIGNSELTAGELRSRGYYLGSNVSYNVKKLVDLGFINHQRSRIDRRSVRISLTETGQEIAETVAKLYERHIGSIQKVGGIGEGEFNQMNKLLQRLDRFWNDSILYRL
- a CDS encoding DUF6163 family protein, translated to MLFLRLVAVAALWFAVQYWAMLTGLSVEGKGRFDLLPPAWKAAATALAVLFPVAAVGLWLLVSWGRVIWLIAAATEIAMHELYPSIFGINRLLVLMHLAVAALFVLFRLALFVQRRRQARAVRTDSP
- a CDS encoding DMT family transporter, coding for MPPASDPALHRKGLLITAIGGLSLSFDIPLIRLSDGEVWSVLATRSIATFVVALLAWSVVRFALGKRMALIPGPIGLLIGILYGINSLTFMLAVFNTSTANVVFILAFTSMFAAILSWIFLGERPSNATLLTMGAMVAGVALIVHDGLESGNFFGDAMAACSAFLLASAITLSRHTRLDMGFVPLVTAIFPGIAALLLLPEAGFQIAHPGFILFNGLIMIPLAFFCLATGPRFLSAPEVGMFYLLETVLAPIWVWIVFSETPTTQTLIGGSILILALLAHSIWQMRSKARAAREDDAAAEFPFTG
- a CDS encoding arginyltransferase; its protein translation is MNTQATSSPQFYLTAPAACPYLPQEMERKVFTHLVGERAPELNDLLTQGGFRRSQNIAYRPACETCRACISVRILVNEFKPRRTMRRVLADNADLVSREYPAEPSSEQYSLFRHYLDARHQKGGMSDMSVLDYAMMVEDTHVNTKVIEYRVREEGAGLRERPQGELVAVALTDRMGDGLSMVYSFYNPNLSHRSLGTFMILDHIRRARQLGLPHVYLGYWVKGSRKMDYKTKFLPQEHLMPRGWERYDGENPAK
- the hemB gene encoding porphobilinogen synthase is translated as MNIVDEITGGRRMRRNRKADWTRRLVQESRLTVDDLIWPVFVVPGTNVVDPVAAMPGVNRMSVDRLVEAAKEAADLGIPAIATFPNVEMHLRDETGSNSLESDNLINAATRAIKKAVPNIGVITDVALDPFTSHGHDGVLRGEVIANDETVELVARAAVIQADAGSDIIAPSEMMDGRIGAIRRALDASGHQNVGIMSYATKFASAFYGPYRDAIGTGGLLKGDKKTYYIDPANGTEAMRDAALDVEEGADMLMVKPGLPYLDICWRMKEAFGLPVFAYQVSGEYSQVKAAAMNGWIDGERVMLETLLAFKRAGCDGILSYFAMDVARYLAKKG